The following proteins come from a genomic window of Oncorhynchus clarkii lewisi isolate Uvic-CL-2024 chromosome 23, UVic_Ocla_1.0, whole genome shotgun sequence:
- the LOC139381084 gene encoding myosin heavy chain, fast skeletal muscle-like has translation MSTDAEMQIYGKAAIYLRKPEKERMEAQTAPFDSKNACYVADTKELYLKGLVTARTEGKCTVTVAHPDGTKEEGKEFKEADVYQMNPPKYDKIEDMAMMTYLNEASVLYNLKERYAAWMIYTYSGLFCATVNPYKWLPVYDMEVVNAYRGKKRMEAPPHIFSVSDNAFQFMQIDQENQSVLITGESGAGKTVNTKRVIQYFATIAVSGAKKEAEPGKMQGSLEDQIIAANPLLEAYGNAKTVRNDNSSRFGKFIRIHFQGSKLAKADIETYLLEKSRVSFQLPDERGYHIFFQMMTNHKPDIIEMSLITTNPYDFPMCSQGQITVASINDKEELDATDDAITILGFTNDEKNSIYKLTGAVLHHGNLKFKQKQREEQAEPDGTEVADKIGYLLGLNSAEMLKALCYPKVKVGNEYVTKGQTVPQVNNSVSALAKSIYERMFLWMVVRINEMLDTKNSRQFYIGVLDIAGFEIFDYNSMEQLCINFTNEKLQQFFNHTMFVLEQEEYKKEGIVWAFIDFGMDLAACIELIEKPLGIFSILEEECMFPKASDTSFKNKLYDQHLGKNKAFEKPKPAKGKAEAHFSLVHYAGTVDYNITGWLDKNKDPLNDSVLQLYGKSSVKLMATLYVAAPPEDTTKKGGKKKGGSMQTVSSQFRENLGKLMTNLRSTHPHFVRCLIPNESKTPGLMENFLVIHQLRCNGVLEGIRICRKGFPSRIIYADFKQRYKVLNASVIPEGQFMDNKKASEKLLGSIDVNHEDYKFGHTKVFFKAGLLGVLEEMRDEKLASLVGMVQALSRGFLMRREFTKMMERRDSVFTIQYNIRSFMNVKTWPWMKLYFKIKPLLQSAETEKELANMKENYEKMTSDLAKALAKKKELEEKMVAMVQEKSDLALQVASDSENLNDAEERCEGLIKSKIQLEAKLKETTERLEDEEEMNAELTAKKRKLEDECSELKKDIDDLELTLAKVEKEKHATENKVKNLTEEMASMDESVAKLTKEKKALQEAHQQTLDDLQAEEDKVNTLTKAKTKLEQQVDDLEGSLEQEKKLRMDLERAKRKLEGDLKLAQESIMDLENDKQQSDEKIKKKEFETTQLLSKIEDEQSLGAQLQKKIKELQARIEELEEEIEAERAARAKVEKQRADLSRELEEISERLEEAGGATAAQIEMNKKREAEFQKLRRDLEESTLQHEATAAALRKKQADSVAELGEQIDNLQRVKQKLEKEKSEYKMEIDDLSSNMEAVAKAKGNLEKMCRTLEDQLSELKTKNDENARQVNDISGQRARLLTENGEFGRQLEEKEGLVSQLTRGKQAFTQQVEELKRLIEEEVKAKNALAHGVQSARHDCDLLREQFEEEQEAKAELQRGMSKANSEVAQWRTKYETDAIQRTEELEEAKKKLAQRLQEAEETIEATNSKCASLEKTKQRLQGEVEDLMIDVERANAMAANLDKKQRNFDKVLAEWKQKYEEGQAELEGAQKEARSMSTELFKMKNSYEEALDHLETLKRENKNLQQEISDLTEQIGETGKSIHELEKAKKTVETEKSEIQTALEEAEGTLEHEESKILRVQLELNQIKGEVDRKIAEKDEEMEQIKRNSQRVVDSMQSTLDSEVRSRNDALRVKKKMEGDLNEMEIQLSHANRQAAEAQKQLRNVQGQFKDAQLHLDDAVRAAEDMKEQAAMVERRNGLMVAEIEELRVALEQTERGRKVAETELVDASERVGLLHSQNTSLANTKKKLETDLVQVQGEVDDIVQEARNAEEKAKKAITDAAMMAEELKKEQDTSSHLERMKKNLEVTVKDLQHRLDEAENLAMKGGKKQLQKLESRVRELETEVEAEQRRGVDAVKGVRKYERRVKELTYQTEEDKKNVARLQDLVDKLQMKVKAYKRQAEEAEEASNQHMSKFRKVQNELEEAEERADIAETQVNKLRAKTRDSGKGKESE, from the exons ATGAGTACGGACGCGGAGATGCAAATCTACGGCAAGGCTGCCATATACCTCCGTAAGCCtgagaaggagaggatggaggcaCAAACGGCACCCTTTGATTCAAAGAACGCCTGCTATGTCGCAGACACCAAGGAGCTTTACCTTAAGGGTTTGGTCACTGCCAGGACTGAAGGAAAGTGTACTGTGACAGTCGCGCATCCGGACGGCACTAAGGAG GAAGGAAAAGAGTTCAAGGAAGCAGACGTCTACCAGATGAACCCCCCTAAGTATGACAAGATTGAGGACATGGCCATGATGACCTACCTGAATGAAGCCTCTGTGTTGTATAACCTCAAAGAGCGTTATGCAGCATGGATGATCTAT ACCTACTCTGGGCTGTTCTGTGCCACGGTGAACCCCTACAAGTGGCTTCCTGTGTACGACATGGAGGTTGTTAACGCCtacagagggaagaagaggatggaggctccaccacatatcttctctgtctctgacaaCGCCTTTCAGTTCATGCAGATTG accAGGAGAACCAGTCCGTCCTGATTAC CGGAGAATCCGGTGCAGGAAAGACTGTCAACACCAAGCGCGTCATCCAGTACTTTGCCACCATTGCAGTGTCTGGTGCCAAGAAGGAAGCAGAACCAGGCAAAATGCAG GGGTCTCTTGAGGATCAGATCATTGCTGCTAACCCTCTGCTGGAGGCTTACGGTAATGCCAAGACTGTGAGGAACGACAACTCGTCTCGCTTC GGTAAATTCATCAGGATTCACTTCCAAGGTAGCAAACTGGCTAAAGCTGACATTGAGACCT acctgcTAGAGAAGTCCAGAGTGTCCTTCCAGCTTCCCGATGAGAGAGGTTACCACATCTTCTTCCAGATGATGACCAATCACAAACCTGACATTATTG AAATGTCACTCATCACCACCAACCCCTACGACTTCCCCATGTGCAGTCAGGGTCAGATCACTGTGGCCAGCATCAACGACAAGGAAGAGCTGGATGCCACAGAC GATGCCATTACAATCCTGGGCTTCACTAATGATGAGAAAAATAGCATCTACAAGCTGACAGGAGCTGTACTGCACCATGGCAACTTGAAATTCAAGCAGAAGCAGCGTGAGGAGCAGGCCGAGCCAGACGGCACAGAGG TGGCTGATAAAATCGGCTACCTGCTGGGCCTGAACTCAGCTGAGATGCTGAAGGCTCTGTGCTACCCCAAAGTGAAGGTCGGCAATGAGTATGTGACCAAGGGACAGACTGTGCCTCAG GTTAATAACTCAGTCTCGGCTCTGGCCAAGTCCATCTACGAGAGGATGTTCCTGTGGATGGTCGTCCGTATCAACGAGATGTTGGACACCAAGAATTCAAGGCAGTTCTACATCGGTGTGCTCGACATTGCCGGGTTTGAGATCTTTGAC TACAACAGCATGGAGCAGCTGTGCATCAACTTCACCAATGAGAAACTGCAacagtttttcaaccacaccatgTTCGTCCTGGAACAAGAGGAGTACAAGAAGGAGGGAATCGTCTGGGCCTTCATTGACTTCGGCATGGACTTGGCTGCCTGCATTGAGCTTATTGAGAAG CCATTGGGCATCTTCTCCATCCTTGAAGAGGAGTGCATGTTCCCCAAGGCTTCAGACACTTCCTTCAAGAACAAGCTGTATGACCAGCATCTTGGCAAAAACAAGGCGTTTGAGAAGCCAAAGCCAGCCAAAGGCAAGGCAGAGGCCCACTTCTCCCTGGTGCACTACGCCGGCACTGTGGACTACAACATCACTGGCTGGCTGGACAAGAACAAGGACCCCCTGAACGACTCAGTTCTTCAGCTGTACGGGAAGTCTTCAGTCAAACTGATGGCGACCCTGTATGTCGCTGCCCCACCTGAGG ATACAACCAAGAAAGGAGGCAAGAAGAAGGGTGGTTCCATGCAGACTGTGTCCTCCCAGTTCAGG GAGAACTTGGGCAAGCTGATGACCAACTTGAGGAGCACTCATCCTCACTTTGTACGCTGCCTGATCCCCAACGAGTCAAAGACTCCAG GTCTGATGGAGAACTTCCTGGTTATCCACCAGCTCAGGTGTAATGGTGTTCTGGAGGGTATCAGGATCTGCAGGAAGGGCTTCCCCAGTAGAATCATCTATGCTGACTTCAagcagag GTACAAAGTACTGAATGCCAGTGTCATCCCCGAGGGCCAGTTCATGGACAACAAGAAGGCTTCTGAGAAGCTGCTTGGgtccattgatgtgaatcacgaggactacaagtttggacacaccaag GTGTTCTTCAAAGCCGGTCTGCTGGGTGtcctggaggagatgagagatgagaagcTGGCCTCTCTGGTCGGCATGGTCCAGGCTCTCAGCCGTGGATTCCTCATGAGGAGAGAGTTCACCAAGATgatggagaggag AGATTCTGTCTTCACCATCCAGTACAACATCCGTTCATTCATGAATGTGAAAACCTGGCCATGGATGAAGTTGTACTTCAAGATCAAGCCCCTGCTGCAGAGCGCTGAGACTGAGAAGGAGCTGGCCAACATGAAGGAGAACTATGAGAAGATGACGTCGGACCTGGCCAAGGCTCTGGCCAAGAAGAAGGAGTTGGAGGAGAAGATGGTGGCCATGGTGCAGGAGAAGAGTGACCTGGCGCTTCAAGTCGCATCT GATTCAGAGAATCTGAACGATGCTGAGGAAAGGTGCGAGGGGCTCATCAAGAGCAAGATCCAGCTGGAGGCCAAACTCAAAGAGACGACTGAGAGgctggaggacgaggaggagatgAATGCTGAGTTGACTGCCAAGAAGAGGAAGCTGGAGGACGagtgctctgagctgaagaaggaCATTGATGACCTGGAGCTCACCTTGGCCAAAGTGGAGAAGGAGAAGCACGCCACTGAAAACAAG GTTAAAAACCTGACAGAGGAGATGGCGTCTATGGATGAGAGTGTTGCCAAGCTGACCAAGGAGAAGAAAGCCCTCCAAGAGGCACACCAGCAGACACTGGATgacctgcaggcagaggaggacAAAGTCAACACTCTGACCAAGGCCAAGACCAAGCTGGAACAGCAAGTGGACGAC CTTGAGGGTTCTCTGGAGCAAGAGAAGAAACTCCGTATGGACCTTGAGAGAGCCAAGAGAAAGCTGGAGGGAGATCTGAAACTGGCCCAGGAGTCCATAATGGACCTGGAGAATGACAAGCAGCAGTCTGATGAGAAAATCAAGAA GAAGGAGTTTGAGACCACCCAGCTCCTCAGCAAGATAGAGGATGAACAGTCTCTGGGAGCTCAGCTGCAGAAGAAGATCAAGGAACTCCAG GCCCGTattgaggagctggaggaggaaaTTGAGGCTGAGCGTGCTGCCAGGGCCAAGGTTGAGAAGCAGAGGGCCGATCTCTCCAGGGAACTTGAGGAGATCAGCGAGAGACTGGAGGAGGCCGGAGGCGCCACTGCTGCTCAGATTGAGATGAACAAGAAGCGCGAGGCTGAGTTCCAGAAGCTGCGTCGTGATCTTGAAGAGTCCACCCTGCAGCATGAGGCCACAGCCGCCGCTCTGCGCAAGAAGCAGGCCGACAGTGTGGCTGAGCTCGGGGAGCAGATCGACAACCTGCAGCGCGTCAAGCAGaagctggagaaggagaagagtgaGTACAAGATGGAGATTGATGACCTCTCCAGCAACATGGAGGCTGTCGCCAAGGCTAAG GGCAATCTGGAGAAGATGTGCCGTACTCTTGAGGACCAGCTGAGCGAGCTCAAGACTAAGAATGATGAGAATGCTCGCCAGGTCAACGACATCAGCGGACAGAGGGCCAGACTCCTGACAGAAAATG GTGAGTTTGGTCGCcagctggaggagaaggaagGCCTGGTGTCTCAGCTGACCAGAGGCAAACAGGCCTTCACTCagcaggtggaggagctgaagagACTGATTGAGGAGGAGGTCAAG gctaAAAACGCACTGGCCCATGGTGTCCAGTCTGCCCGCCATGACTGTGATCTCCTGAGAGAGCAGtttgaggaggagcaggaggccaAGGCAGAGCTGCAGCGCGGCATGTCCAAGGCCAACAGTGAGGTGGCTCAGTGGAGGACTAAGTATGAAACTGATGCCATCCAACGcacagaggagctggaggaggccaA GAAGAAGCTGGCCCAGCGTCTGCAGGAGGCTGAGGAGACCATTGAGGCGACCAACTCAAAGTGTGCCTCCCTGGAGAAGACCAAGCAGAGActgcagggagaggtggaggacctCATGATTGACGTTGAGAGAGCCAACGCCATGGCCGCCAACCTTGACAAGAAGCAGAGGAACTTTGACAAG GTTCTGGCAGAGTGGAAGCAGAAGTATGAGGAGGGCCAGGCTGAGCTGGAAGGAGCTCAGAAGGAGGCTCGCTCAATGAGCACTGAACTCTTCAAGATGAAGAACTCCTACGAGGAGGCTCTGGATCATCTGGAGactctgaagagagagaacaagaacctGCAAC agGAGATCTCTGACCTGACTGAGCAGATCGGAGAGACTGGCAAGAGCATCCATGAGCTGGAGAAGGCCAAGAAGACAGTGGAGACAGAGAAGTCTGAGATCCAGACCGCTCTGGAGGAGGCTGAG GGCACACTGGAGCACGAGGAATCCAAGATTCTGCGTGTGCAGCTGGAGCTGAACCAGATCAAGGGTGAGGTGGACAGGAAGATCGCTGAGAAGGACGAGGAGATGGAGCAGATCAAGAGGAACAGCCAGAGGGTGGTTGACTCCATGCAGAGCACCCTGGACTCTGAGGTCAGGAGCAGGAATGATGCCCTGAGGgtgaagaagaagatggagggagacctGAATGAGATGGAGATCCAGCTGAGCCACGCCAACAGACAGGCCGCTGAGGCCCAGAAACAGCTGAGGAACGTCCAGGGACAGTTCAAG GATGCCCAATTGCACCTTGATGATGCCGTCCGCGCCGCAGAGGATATGAAGGAGCAGGCAGCCATGGTGGAGCGCAGAAACGGTCTGATGGTGGCTGAAATCGAGGAGCTGAGAGTTGCTctggaacagacagagagaggccgcAAAGTGGCTGAGACTGAGCTGGTGGACGCCAGCGAGCGTGTCGGACTGCTGCACTCCCAG AACACCAGCCTTGCGAACACCAAGAAGAAGCTGGAGACTGACCTGGTTCAGGTGCAGGGAGAGGTGGACGACATCGTCCAGGAGGCCAGGAATGCAGAGGAGAAGGCCAAGAAGGCCATCACTGAC GCGGCCATGATGGCCGAGGAGCTGAAGAAGGAGCAGGACACCAGCTCTCACCtggagaggatgaagaagaacctGGAGGTCACAGTCAAGGACCTGCAGCACCGTCTGGATGAGGCTGAGAATCTGGCCATGAAGGGAGGCAAGAAGCAGCTCCAGAAACTGGAGTCCAGG GTGCGTGAGCTGGAGACTGAGGTGGAGGCCGAGCAGAGAAGAGGTGTAGACGCGGTCAAGGGAGTCCGCAAGTATGAGCGCAGAGTCAAGGAGCTCACTTACCAG ACTGAGGAGGATAAGAAGAACGTTGCCAGACTTCAGGACCTGGTAGATAAGCTGCAGATGAAAGTGAAGGCCTACAAGAGGCAGGCTGAGGAAGCG GAGGAAGCATCCAACCAGCACATGTCTAAGTTCCGGAAGGTTCAGAATGAGCTGGAAGAGGCTGAGGAGCGTGCTGACATCGCTGAGACTCAGGTCAACAAGCTCAGAGCCAAGACCCGTGACTCTGGAAAG GGAAAAGAATCTGAATAA